The nucleotide sequence CGAACCTGTTCCAACTTGCCCCAGACGGTATTGTTTTGATATATTTTCAGCTTTTAATGCTAATGCCATTTTCGTAATTTTAAAATTAAACCGTATCCATAAAGCCTTTCTCCACCTTATTGAAGGTCACAGTGCCAATCACAAGGATCACGAAAATTAATATCGTACTTATCATTAACATAGGCGCATTAAAATCTCCAACGCCCAGCCAAGCATATTTGAAGCACTCAAAAATTCCGGTTAATGGGTTGTAAAAAGCTATGGTTTTAAAAATACCTTTTAAACTAGATGCAGGATAAATTACGGGGGTTGCATACATATACAAACTGATCCCAAATGTAAGAAGCATTTGCAGATCACGATATTTTGTAGTTAATGATGAGAAGATCATTCCCATCCCTAAGGCAAATACAGCCATTAACACAATTAATAAAGGAGTTGCAAGAATCCACCAATTAGGTTGTACCTCTCCTTTGAACAGATAGTAAAAAAAAGCAATTAAAAAAAGACCCATTTGTACTCCAAATCTCATTAGATTGGAAA is from Epilithonimonas vandammei and encodes:
- a CDS encoding ABC transporter permease; amino-acid sequence: MNNTEQQWTETIESKHSLFDLNLKEVWRYKDLVYMFVKRDFVSSFKQTILGPIWFFINPIFTTIVYIVVFGNIAKLSTDGAPKILFYLAGITLWNYFSSCLIGTSNVFTNNAGIFGKVYFPRLIMPISIVLSNLMRFGVQMGLFLIAFFYYLFKGEVQPNWWILATPLLIVLMAVFALGMGMIFSSLTTKYRDLQMLLTFGISLYMYATPVIYPASSLKGIFKTIAFYNPLTGIFECFKYAWLGVGDFNAPMLMISTILIFVILVIGTVTFNKVEKGFMDTV